A region from the Chlorocebus sabaeus isolate Y175 chromosome 27, mChlSab1.0.hap1, whole genome shotgun sequence genome encodes:
- the LOC140710568 gene encoding uncharacterized protein, with the protein MEYVLFVLYFSFFLCLCALVCLYFSGCQEMTYKHEGRQLVWGFVF; encoded by the coding sequence ATGGAATATGTCCTCTTTGTGctgtatttctctttcttcctgtgtcTCTGCGCCCTGGTGTGCCTGTACTTCTCTGGCTGCCAGGAGATGACCTATAAGCATGAAGGTAGGCAGctggtttggggttttgttttttga